From Coffea arabica cultivar ET-39 chromosome 2e, Coffea Arabica ET-39 HiFi, whole genome shotgun sequence, the proteins below share one genomic window:
- the LOC113731370 gene encoding kinesin-like protein KIN-12D isoform X1, whose protein sequence is MLRDLKFLRRNTGKDSSIEDAENVPLNPKDSLVPQIGSDSSSRPPLNVIQEPAQVLKGGLDQEMSVRASKTDRTPTKSTKATTSVHLRTPEKQGKNRFGWAQKSESSSNAAEMKGDGNGNTRTVANVVTPRSTRTMGRANNSSYSECNSTQSTPTKSVSKPQNPGFCLASGSRPPPSGGARMSNFAALSKGIPISCNSVTVVNSVEVPHFEPKEDPSFWLEHNVQVLIRVRPLSNAEKSTHGYSRCLKQESAQTITWIGQPETRFTFDHVACESIDQETLFRLVGLSMVENCLSGYNSCMFAYGQTGSGKTHTMLGDIDELEIKPSLNRGMTPRIFEFLFARIRAEQESRKDEKLRYHCKCSFLEIYNEQISDLLDPSSTNLQLREDIKKGVYVENLSEFEVQTVGDILRLLRQGSSNRKVAATNMNRESSRSHSVFTCEIESSWEKDSTCNFRFARLNLVDLAGSERQKTSGAEGERLKEAANINKSLSTLGHVIMVLVDVANGRPRHIPYRDSRLTFLLQDSLGGNSKTMIIANVSPSICSAAETLNTLKFAQRAKLIQNNAVVNEDTSGDVVTLQNQIRLLKEELSVLKHQNVSRALTFGPLMVNNTHEDGSSCYEEAFEIDQQSYLLDKDKGSLRLSTKQFKSLETTLAGALRREQMAEISIKQLEAEIEQLNRLVRQREEDTRCTKMMLKFREDKIQRLESLLGGLMPTDAYLLEENRELSNEVQLLRAKVEKNPEVTRFALENIRLLEQLRRFQDFYEEGEREMLSAEVSELRDQLIFSLDGTLKQLNHLDMSMLPNQGIDVPEENDSVHEELKRTLCELEECRTNLNRCLEYNAKLSREVEDLHSSLSISRSGAEEQDGNIKVIKESITEAPSFHNEPIEAAQKVKKETWPGNMNEQIEEVLDLQLELDILKVILKEERSYRQQAETRAQSLNRDLSLSKEKVLLITKQCDAVEEELKEAKSIIEALESQQILVINELEELRNANTQNVETLHKQKLELSTLKEQTGCQDFKNLPSTTHNEDCSLEEKLNKMHASLEKANRLNKWYQSDRAFQASNEEQMDEVRRQVEAETAEVIVCLQEELYLLQQEVQAGNEKEMETKESLAVLQTEIKELQEKLSLMTQENTKLSKLLENKENELAQLSGEWDLLTNEIEAVLQGGHESLKDASDQLTTISSSFPQKSSWISAQFGRMAKHIFEKELLIEELNHYLDVASSKRNEMECMLSSLRGAALVMTEVHQQECSRKDKEIIQLSSQLTAESSTILELNNRIKHVEDHLRNASTCATVAFVIVNRLSELNSNHLDALKHLDKQLKELVETNTNKDCVIQSQASIIGEAEKQVQSLKKDLEGLKASCSDLSLKLSEEQKCGNALRLELEDYEEKTILKTGEKLTEFKNGVSEVRSYMKEYVETIGSFGGHDSTETSTCFSVNENDDKRTGMETKEAFKYMNSCADGDIIFKSPGCFADLGNNRSGENILECQNTLKDVNNKDATIMLLKKEIESALESLNGVQAEMSKLRDEKDKFYTSEKEIQRGIECIVNQVVLLQNAMDYFEEESKFRIDSLEFKLHGLEEIVQHSCNSWIKQKELLEAELGDARAVSTQKDTEASCILAKFEEVQDTMKDADIMINELMIANETLKLEVKELRKKEVSLICDSDSLIRQVQSLQIINDQKNCHLEEVERQLKSDFETMKSSVMEMELVFSQVQTASIKDCLSVASDCLSMRSYFHDSIKLMSSCLEDIWSEIIIKDSAVSVLHLCHLGILLETVTGLNAENGLLSRGFGESNAVISELREQNIKSRRELESCRSLEGKLLADIKNSFDRISRKEDETGELSIKLTTFEQKIMDLQFQEELMLQRSNHMGSELAVLMKELDLSNQNVLASFLDRERLLKKQEEVFRSQQDNFIMEMSARDFEFLIMSLQLEQVTAIKADIEKEQQSSIEVLETFKEDMIFQVINARVTESILLETEEEHSSLQKEFEVAGKELQAMLSELDKRNATISQMEDFNRTLLLDAQSLNEVASLNDKLKGELDEEMEAKKILSFQVEKLNAECQKLIVDKKVIEAALELSSGEISTLQQQNQTLQSNIVLLEATSLQLQNELQMNNSELSKFHSVDEMEKSTRGDIAKLKAENSLLLQELEEKKAELISSLREKNILDVENKKLEDFISSLENQTAKLQIDMDEARAEVNELRLSQSVVKDVIKTKSQDLQIQVARVKALQEEKALLRGELRDYMSKEREYLNASSSKFVRCVDSVEYLHAAGNNICSLSSKETLLLDDMFQELCVEFGKISRFLEDFENLENLTKELASETASLETELLRKDEILGGLLFDMSLLQESASNSMDHKDEIEALLGSISSLEDELQLKSDNLNEAVARGQELEAQLQEKMRIISCLELDIAKEHKAVRSLKSENLELIASIEDALEAKKSMEEELVERRKVSENLETEVAEMGIALAEMNIMIESLKCNLNDVTVERDDLHGEMLVLKKGLEMARISAEENGALAAEAQEMAEISKVNVEGKEQEVKLLERSVEELECTVNVLENKVEILKGEAERQRLQREELEMELQAIRQQMHSVKSCDSDMKRKLDEKEKILEEALQRIQILEREIAAKDAEISRCRGHISELNLHAEAQASEYKQKFKVLEAMLEQVKQDVPAIHASANKLEKNASKSRGSGSPFKCIGLGLVQQIKSEKDEELSAGRHRIEELEALAASRQKEIFMLNARLAAAESMTHDVIRDLLGLKLDMNSCANLLDNQQLQMLMEKAQLHNVQEQEVAKLKQQLNEFIKERKGWIAEIDRKQAEMVTTQVAVEKLRQRDQLLTTENEMLKMENLNYKKRTTELDAEVKKLSGQQNLQQRIHHHAKIKEENNILKRQNDELSVKLRKSEALLSRVKQELAQFRIADGRSPCINFDEEQRLNDKLMETETERFQLAQELVSLCTSILKAAGITRPTSEVNLAVAEEALDQLKNRVNALETELEDVKLKNRMNKERIRLSELMPETSTPLSSRTDPRQQPTLLSAFDR, encoded by the exons ATGTTGAGAGATCTCAAGTTCTTGCGCCGAAACACTGGGAAGGATTCCAGTATAGAGGATGCTGAGAATGTTCCACTGAATCCAAAGGACTCATTGGTTCCTCAGATTGGTTCAGATTCATCATCAAGGCCCCCCTTAAATGTAATTCAAGAACCAGCCCAGGTTTTGAAAGGTGGCTTAGATCAAGAAATGAGTGTTAGGGCCAGTAAAACTGATAGAACCCCTACTAAGTCCACCAAAGCTACAACCTCGGTGCACCTTCGTACACCGGAAAAGCAGGGCAAAAATCGATTCGGTTGGGCCCAGAAAAGTGAATCAAGTTCAAATGCTGCAGAAATGAAGGGTGATGGGAATGGTAATACGCGGACAGTGGCCAATGTTGTAACTCCTCGTTCGACTAGGACTATGGGGAGGGCTAATAATTCCAGTTATTCAGAGTGTAATTCAACTCAAAGCACACCTACAAAGAGTGTGAGCAAGCCTCAAAATCCGGGATTTTGTTTGGCTAGTGGTTCTAGGCCTCCTCCTAGTGGTGGTGCTCGGATGTCCAACTTTGCTGCTCTGTCTAAAGGGATACCAATTTCTTGTAATTCAGTTACTGTTGTCAATTCTGTCGAGGTCCCCCATTTTGAACCCAAGGAGGACCCCTCATTCTGGTTGGAGCACAATGTCCAG GTTTTGATACGTGTACGGCCTCTCAGCAATGCAGAAAAAAGTACTCATGGTTACTCTAGGTGCCTGAAGCAGGAAAGTGCACAAACCATCACCTGGATTGGGCAACCTGAAACACGGTTCACATTTGATCATGTTGCCTGTGAATCAATAGACCAG GAAACACTTTTCAGGTTGGTTGGTTTGTCAATGGTGGAGAACTGCTTATCTGGATACAACAGCTGTATGTTTGCTTATGGGCAG ACAGGAAGTGGGAAGACGCACACAATGCTTGGTGACATTGATGAGCTAGAAATTAAACCCAGCTTAAATCGTGGTATGACGCCACGGATATTTGAGTTCTTGTTTGCAAGAATCAGAGCA GAACAGGAAAGTCGTAAGGATGAGAAATTACGATATCATTGCAAATGTTCATTTTTAGAGATCTATAATGAGCAGATTAGTGATCTCCTTGATCCTTCATCAACAAACTTACAG TTGCGTGAGGATATCAAGAAAGGTGTGTACGTTGAAAATCTATCAGAATTTGAAGTCCAAACTGTTGGTGACATTCTTAGACTTTTGAGACAG GGTTCTTCAAACAGGAAAGTTGCAGCTACCAATATGAACAGAGAAAGCAGCAGGTCACACAGTGTTTTTACATGTGAAATTGAGAGTAGTTGGGAAAAGGACTCCACATGTAATTTCCGTTTCGCACGGCTGAACCTTGTCGATCTTGCTGGTTCTGAAAG GCAAAAGACTTCTGGCGCTGAAGGTGAACGTCTAAAGGAGGCAGCAAATATCAACAAATCGTTATCTACTCTAGG ACATGTAATAATGGTTCTTGTGGATGTTGCAAATGGAAGACCAAGGCATATTCCATATAGAGACTCCAGGCTGACATTTTTGCTTCAG GATTCTCTGGGTGGAAACTCGAAAACAATGATAATAGCCAACGTCAGCCCTTCTATTTG CTCAGCTGCAGAAACACTGAACACTTTAAAGTTTGCTCAGCGAGCAAAGCTCATTCAGAACAAT GCTGTTGTTAATGAAGATACTTCTGGAGATGTTGTCACATTACAAAACCAGATACGGCTTCTTAAG GAGGAGCTTTCTGTTCTCAAACATCAAAATGTATCCCGAGCTTTGACATTTGGTCCACTTATGGTGAATAATACACATGAAGATGGCAGTAGTTGCTATGAAGAAGCATTTGAAATAGATCAGCAGTCTTATTTACTTGATAAAGACAAAGGCAGTCTGAGATTATCTACTAAACAG TTCAAATCATTGGAGACTACACTTGCTGGTGCTTTAAGGAGAGAACAGATGGCAGAAATTTCTATTAAACAACTTGAAGCTGAGATTGAGCAGCTGAACCGTCTG GTGCGTCAAAGGGAGGAAGACACCAGGTGCACAAAGATGATGTTGAAATTCAGGGAAGACAAGATTCAACGATTGGAGTCTCTTCTTGGTGGATTAATGCCAACAGATGCTTACTTATTGGAAGAGAACAGGGAGCTTTCCAATGAAGTTCAGTTGCTTCGAGCTAAAGTAGAAAAAAATCCAGAAGTGACTCGCTTTGCCCTTGAAAACATTAGGCTTCTAGAACAACTTCGAAG ATTTCAGGACTTCTATGAAGAAGGGGAGAGAGAAATGCTATCAGCAGAGGTATCTGAACTTCGGGATCAG TTAATTTTTTCTCTTGACGGGACATTGAAGCAACTTAACCATCTAGACATGAGCATGCTGCCTAAT CAGGGCATAGATGTACCCGAAGAGAATGATTCAGTTCACGAAGAG TTAAAAAGAACACTGTGTGAATTAGAAGAATGCAGGACTAACCTAAACCGCTGCTTAGAGTACAATGCAAAGCTCAGCAG GGAAGTTGAGGATTTGCACTCTTCATTAAGCATTAGTAGATCTGGAGCTGAGGAACAGGATGGCAATATTAAAGTCATTAAG GAGTCCATAACGGAAGCTCCATCTTTCCATAATGAGCCAATAGAGGCTGCTCAGAAAGTGAAGAAAGAAACTTGGCCAGGAAATATGAATGAACAAATAGAAGAAGTTCTTGATTTGCAACTGGAGTTGGATATTCTGAAAGTTATTCTCAAAGAAGAGAGGTCTTACCGTCAGCAAGCCGAGACAAGGGCACAATCCCTGAACAGAGATCTTAGTCTGTCAAAGGAAAAGGTCCTTTTGATAACCAAACAGTGTGATGCTGTGGAAGAAGAACTAAAGGAAGCAAAATCCATCATTGAAGCTCTCGAGTCACAACAAATTCTAGTGATCAATGAGTTAGAGGAACTCAGAAACGCTAACACCCAGAACGTGGAAACTTTGCACAAACAGAAGCTTGAACTCTCTACTCTGAAGGAGCAAACTGGTTGTCAAGATTTCAAAAATCTTCCATCAACTACGCACAATGAAGATTGTTCTTTAGAAGAGAAGCTGAACAAGATGCATGCTTCTCTAGAAAAAGCCAACAGACTCAATAAGTGGTACCAAAGTGACAGAGCATTTCAGGCATCCAATGAAGAACAAATGGATGAGGTCCGTAGGCAGGTTGAGGCTGAAACTGCCGAGGTCATTGTATGCCTGCAGGAAGAACTTTATCTTCTTCAGCAAGAAGTCCAAGCAGGTAATGAGAAAGAGATGGAGACCAAAGAGAGCTTGGCAGTTTTGCAAACTGAAATAAAAGAATTGCAGGAAAAATTATCTTTGATGACCCAAGAAAACACAAAATTGAGCAAATTGCTAGAGaacaaagaaaatgaattagCACAATTGTCTGGAGAATGGGATCTGTTGACCAATGAGATTGAAGCTGTTCTTCAAGGTGGGCATGAGTCCCTTAAAGATGCATCAGATCAACTGACTACTATCTCAAGTTCATTTCCCCAGAAAAGCAGTTGGATTTCTGCTCAATTTGGAAGGATGGCAAAACACATTTTTGAGAAGGAATTGCTGATTGAAGAGCTCAACCATTATTTAGATGTTGCTTCcagtaaaagaaatgaaatggaGTGCATGCTGAGTTCTTTAAGAGGAGCCGCTCTGGTTATGACTGAAGTGCACCAGCAAGAGTGCAGTAGAAAGGACAAAGAGATAATCCAGCTATCTTCCCAGTTGACTGCTGAATCTTCCACGATTCTTGAACTGAATAACAGAATCAAGCACGTCGAGGATCATCTTAGAAATGCTTCAACTTGTGCAACAGTTGCTTTTGTTATTGTGAATCGATTATCTGAGTTGAACTCTAATCATCTTGATGCATTAAAGCATTTGGATAAACAGCTCAAGGAACTAGTAGAAACAAACACTAACAAGGATTGTGTTATTCAGAGTCAGGCTTCGATAATTGGCGAAGCAGAGAAGCAGGTTCAGTCTCTTAAAAAAGACTTAGAAGGGTTGAAGGCAAGCTGCAGTGATCTAAGTCTGAAGCTATCTGAGGAGCAGAAATGCGGTAATGCTTTGAGACTGGAGCTAGAAGACTATGAAGAAAAAACTATCTTGAAAACAGGAGAGAAACTTACAGAGTTCAAAAATGGTGTTTCAGAAGTGAGATCTTACATGAAGGAGTATGTGGAGACAATTGGAAGTTTTGGAGGACATGATTCTACAGAAACTTCTACATGCTTCTCCGTCAATGAAAATGATGACAAACGG ACAGGTATGGAGACAAAAGAAGCTTTCAAATACATGAACTCATGTGCTGACGgagatataatatttaaatcaCCAGGATGTTTTGCTGACCTAGGAAATAACAGAAGTGGTGAGAACATTTTGGAGTGTCAAAATACTTTGAAGGATGTAAACAACAAAGATGCCACCATTATGCTTCTGAAGAAAGAAATAGAATCTGCTCTCGAAAGCTTGAATGGGGTGCAAGCTGAGATGTCCAAATTACGAGATGAGAAAGATAAATTCTACACATCCGAGAAAGAGATCCAGAGGGGCATTGAGTGCATTGTGAATCAGGTAGTTCTTTTGCAGAATGCTATGGATTATTTTGAAGAGGAATCAAAATTCAGGATTGATAGTCTGGAATTTAAGCTACATGGGTTGGAAGAAATTGTGCAGCACTCTTGTAATTCCTGGATCAAGCAAAAAGAG TTGCTTGAGGCAGAGCTTGGGGATGCAAGGGCAGTTTCCACGCAGAAAGACACTGAAGCTTCCTGCATTCTTGCTAAATTTGAAGAGGTCCAAGACACCATGAAAGATGCAGATATAATGATAAATGAACTTATGATagcgaatgaaaccctaaagctTGAGGTTAAAGAGCTCAGGAAAAAGGAGGTTTCGCTAATTTGTGACAGCGATTCCCTTATCAGGCAAGTTCAAAGCTTGCAGATCATAAACGATCAGAAGAATTGCCACCTTGAAGAAGTCGAAAGACAGTtgaaatcagattttgaaacaATGAAGAGCTCAGTAATGGAAATGGAGTTGGTTTTTTCACAGGTCCAAACTGCTTCGATCAAAGATTGTTTGTCTGTAGCCTCTGATTGCCTTTCCATGAGGTCTTACTTTCATGACTCCATAAAGTTAATGAGCTCATGTCTTGAGGACATCTGGTCTGAGATCATTATCAAGGATTCTGCTGTGTCCGTTCTGCACCTTTGTCATTTGGGAATTCTCTTGGAAACAGTGACTggattaaatgcagaaaatggTTTGCTAAGCCGTGGGTTTGGTGAATCTAATGCAGTTATATCTGAGTTGAGAGAGCAGAATATCAAATCAAGGAGAGAGCTTGAGAGTTGCAGAAGTCTTGAGGGCAAGTTATTGGCTGACATCAAAAATAGTTTTGATCGCATATCCAGGAAAGAGGATGAAACTGGGGAACTCAGCATCAAGCTAActacttttgagcaaaagatAATGGATCTACAGTTTCAAGAAGAGTTAATGTTGCAAAGGTCTAACCATATGGGATCAGAACTTGCAGTGCTAATGAAGGAGCTGGATCTCAGTAACCAGAATGTATTGGCATCTTTTCTAGATCGAGAAAGGTTGCTGAAAAAACAGGAGGAAGTATTCCGATCTCAGCAGGACAATTTCATAATGGAAATGTCTGCAagagattttgaatttttgatcaTGTCATTGCAGTTAGAACAAGTGACTGCTATAAAAGCTGACATTGAGAAAGAACAGCAAAGTTCTATTGAAGTTCTTGAGACTTTCAAGGAAGACATGATTTTCCAAGTTATAAATGCAAGAGTAACTGAATCAATCTTGCTTGAGACAGAAGAAGAACATTCTTCTCTACAGAAGGAATTTGAAGTAGCAGGAAAGGAGCTGCAAGCAATGCTGTCAGAGCTTGACAAAAGGAATGCAACAATTTCTCAAATGGAAGATTTCAACAGAACTCTTCTTCTTGATGCTCAGTCACTAAATGAAGTTGCTTCTTTGAATGATAAATTGAAAGGTGAACTTGATGAGGAGATGGaagcaaaaaaaattctgtcaTTCCAGGTTGAGAAACTTAATGCTGAATGTCAGAAATTAATAGTAGACAAGAAGGTGATTGAAGCTGCTCTTGAACTTTCTTCTGGAGAAATCTCTACCCTTCAGCAGCAAAACCAGACATTGCAAAGTAATATTGTCTTGTTGGAAGCAACATCTCTTCAACTTCAGAATGAGCTCCAGATGAACAATTCAGAACTTAGCAAGTTCCACTCCGTCGATGAGATGGAGAAGTCAACTCGTGGGGATATAGCAAAACTCAAAGCAGAAAATTCTTTGCTCCTTCAGGAATTGGAGGAGAAGAAAGCTGAACTTATCTCATCCTTAAGGGAGAAGAACATCCTTGatgttgaaaataaaaaattggaggATTTCATCTCTTCATTGGAAAATCAAACTGCAAAACTGCAGATAGATATGGATGAGGCAAGAGCAGAGGTAAATGAACTCCGCCTTTCTCAGTCTGTAGTCAAAGATGTCATTAAAACAAAAAGCCAGGATTTGCAAATACAAGTTGCTAGAGTCAAGGCTTTGCAAGAAGAGAAAGCTCTCTTGAGAGGTGAACTCAGAGATTACATGAGCAAGGAACGTGAATATCTAAATGCCTCAAGCTCGAAGTTTGTGAGATGTGTTGATTCAGTGGAATATTTGCATGCTGCAGGCAACAATATATGCAGTTTATCCTCTAAAGAAACTCTTTTGTTGGATGATATGTTCCAAGAATTATGTGTCGAGTTTGGAAAGATATCTAGGTTTTTGGAGGATTTTGAAAATCTAGAGAATTTAACTAAAGAGCTTGCATCTGAAACAGCTTCTTTAGAAACTGAGTTACTGAGGAAAGACGAAATTCTTGGCGGACTGCTATTTGATATGAGCTTGTTGCAGGAGTCTGCATCTAATAGTATGGACCACAAAGATGAAATTGAAGCATTGTTGGGTTCTATAAGTTCTTTGGAAGATGAACTCCAATTAAAATCAGACAATCTCAATGAAGCTGTTGCCAGAGGCCAAGAACTTGAAGCTCAGCTGCAGGAGAAAATGAGGATAATATCCTGTTTGGAGTTGGATATTGCAAAAGAACATAAGGCTGTAAGATCACTCAAGAGTGAAAATCTTGAATTGATTGCCAGCATTGAAGATGCTTTAGAAGCTAAGAAGTCCATGGAGGAGGAGTTGGTCGAGAGAAGGAAAGTCAGTGAGAACCTTGAAACTGAGGTTGCTGAAATGGGAATTGCTCTTGCTGAAATGAACATAATGATTGAGTCCTTAAAATGTAATTTGAATGATGTTACTGTTGAAAGGGATGATCTCCATGGGGAAATGCTTGTTTTAAAGAAAGGGCTGGAGATGGCACGAATTAGTGCTGAAGAAAATGGAGCACTTGCTGCAGAAGCTCAAGAG ATGGCAGAAATTAGTAAAGTTAATGTTGAAGGTAAGGAACAGGAGGTGAAGCTATTAGAGCGGTCTGTCGAAGAGCTAGAATGTACGGTCAATGTACTCGAAAATAAG GTCGAGATACTGAAAGGAGAAGCTGAACGGCAAAGACTGCAAAGGGAGGAACTTGAAATGGAACTTCAAGCTATCAGGCAACAGATGCATAGTGTCAAAAGCTGTGATTCTGATATGAAAAG GAAACTtgatgaaaaagagaaaatcctTGAAGAAGCCCTTCAGCGCATCCAAATACTTGAGAGAGAGATAGCTGCAAAAGACGCAGAG ATCTCCAGATGCAGGGGTCACATCTCTGAACTAAATTTGCATGCAGAGGCCCAGGCTTCTGAGTACAAGCAAAAG TTCAAGGTACTGGAAGCTATGTTAGAACAAGTCAAACAGGATGTCCCAGCCATCCATGCATCCGCAAATAAGTTGGAAAAAAATGCTTCAAAGTCTAGGGGCTCTGGTTCCCCTTTTAAATGTATCGGTCTGGGTTTAGTTCAACAGATAAAGTCTGAGAAAGATGAAGAGCTTAGTGCAGGAAGACATCGTATTGAAGAACTTGAGGCCCTAGCTGCAAGTAGACAAAAAGAG ATATTCATGTTGAATGCACGATTAGCTGCTGCAGAAAGCATGACCCATGATGTTATCCGTGATTTGTTGGGTTTAAAGTTGGACATGAATAGTTGTGCG AACTTGCTGGATAATCAACAACTACAAATGCTCATGGAGAAGGCTCAACTACATAATGTTCAG GAGCAGGAAGTAGCTAAGCTGAAGCAGCAGTTGAATGAATTTATCAAGGAGAGGAAAGG ATGGATTGCAGAAATTGATAGAAAACAAGCTGAGATGGTGACTACACAAGTTGCGGTGGAAAAACTGCGCCAGCGAGATCAATTGCTGACAACTGAAAATGAAATGTTGAAG ATGGAGAACCTGAATTATAAGAAGAGGACTACAGAACTAGATGCAGAAGTAAAGAAGTTGTCCGGCCAGCAAAATCTCCAACAGCGAATCCATCATCATGCTAAAATCAAG GAAGAAAACAATATATTGAAGAGGCAGAACGATGAACTTAGTGTGAAGTTGAGAAAATCAGAGGCTTTGCTTTCAAGGGTGAAGCAAGAGCTGGCTCAGTTTCGGATAGCTGATGGGAGAAGTCCCTGCATCAACTTTGATGAGGAGCAACGGTTAAACGACAAGTTGATG GAAACTGAGACAGAGAGATTCCAATTGGCACAGGAGTTAGTCAGCCTATGTACCAGCATACTAAAG GCTGCTGGGATAACAAGGCCAACGTCTGAAGTAAATCTGGCGGTGGCTGAAGAAGCGCTTGATCAGCTCAAGAATAGGGTCAATGCCCTAGAAACAGAATTAGAAGACGTGAAATTAAAG AATAGaatgaacaaagaaaggatcagATTGTCTGAGCTCATGCCAGAAACCTCCACTCCATTGAGCTCACGAACAGACCCCCGCCAACAACCGACACTGCTTTCTGCTTTTGACCGATAA